The genomic segment AGATAGAGCACTTGGAGGAGCAGATACTTTAGCTACTTCAAAGGCACTTGCAGGAGTAATAGCTAAATTAGATTATGATTTAGTATTTGCTGGAAGACAAGCGATTGATGGAGATACTGCTCAAGTAGGACCAGAAATAGCAGAACATTTAAACATTCCTCAAGTAACTTACGTTCAAGACGTTAAAGTTGAAGGAAATACATTAATAGTAAATAGAGCACTAGAAGATGGACATCAAGTAGTAGAAGTTAAAACTCCATGTCTATTAACTGCAATCGAAGAATTAAATGAAACTAGATATATGAATGTTGTAGATATATTCGAAACTTCAGATGATGAAATCAAAGTTATGAGCGCAGCTGATATAGATGTAGATGTAGCTGAATTAGGGCTTAAAGGCTCACCTACAAAGGTTAAGAAGTCAATGACTAAGGAAGTTAAAGGTGCAGGAGAAATCGTAAGAGAAGCACCTAAAAATGCAGCATACTATGTTGTAGGAAAATTAAAAGAAAAACACTACATCTAAGATAATAGGAGGGTAATTTATTATGAATATAGCAGATTACAAAGGCGTTTGGGTCTTTGCTGAACAAAGAGAAGGCGAATTACAAAAAGTATCTTTAGAACTACTTGGTGAAGGTAGAAGAATTGCTGATGAATTAGGAGTAAATCTTACAGCTTTATTATTAGGTAGCAACATAGAAGGATTAGCAAAAACTTTAGCAGAGCACGGTGCAGATGAAGTTTTAGTTGCTGATGATAAAAACTTAGAACACTATACAACTGATGCTTACACAAAAGTTATTTGTGATTTAGCAAATGAAAGAAAACCAGGAATATTATTCGTAGGAGCTACTTTCATCGGAAGAGATTTAGGTCCAAGAATAGCTGCTAGATTATCAACAGGATTAACAGCAGACTGTACATCAATTGACGTTGATGTTACAAATGGCGATCTTTTAGCTACAAGACCAGCATTTGGTGGTAACTTAATGGCTACAATTGCTTGTCCGGAACATAGACCACAAATGGCAACAGTAAGACCAGGAGTATTTGCAAAGATTACAACTGATCCATCTAAATGTAAAATTGAAAAAGTTGATGTTAAATTAGCAGATAGCGATGTAAGAACTAAAGTTTTAGAAACTATAAAAGCTAAGAAAGATATCGTTGATATAGCTGAAGCAGATTTCATCGTATCAGGTGGTAGAGGAGTTGGAAACAAAGAAAACTTCCAATTACTTAAAGAATTAGCAGAAGCTTTAGGCGGAACTGTAGCTGGATCAAGAGCAGCTGTAGAAAAAGGATGGATTGATGGAGCATATCAAGTAGGTCAAACTGGTAAGACTGTTAGACCTC from the Clostridium beijerinckii genome contains:
- a CDS encoding electron transfer flavoprotein subunit beta/FixA family protein, with protein sequence MNIVVCVKQVPDTTAVKIDPKTGTLIRDGVPSIMNPEDKHALEGALQLKEKVGGKVTVISMGLPMAKAVLREALCMGADEAVLLTDRALGGADTLATSKALAGVIAKLDYDLVFAGRQAIDGDTAQVGPEIAEHLNIPQVTYVQDVKVEGNTLIVNRALEDGHQVVEVKTPCLLTAIEELNETRYMNVVDIFETSDDEIKVMSAADIDVDVAELGLKGSPTKVKKSMTKEVKGAGEIVREAPKNAAYYVVGKLKEKHYI
- a CDS encoding electron transfer flavoprotein subunit alpha/FixB family protein, which produces MNIADYKGVWVFAEQREGELQKVSLELLGEGRRIADELGVNLTALLLGSNIEGLAKTLAEHGADEVLVADDKNLEHYTTDAYTKVICDLANERKPGILFVGATFIGRDLGPRIAARLSTGLTADCTSIDVDVTNGDLLATRPAFGGNLMATIACPEHRPQMATVRPGVFAKITTDPSKCKIEKVDVKLADSDVRTKVLETIKAKKDIVDIAEADFIVSGGRGVGNKENFQLLKELAEALGGTVAGSRAAVEKGWIDGAYQVGQTGKTVRPQIYIACGISGAIQHVAGMQDSDLIIAVNKDDSAPIMKIADYAIVGDLTKVVPELIAQVKEIKSAE